From the genome of Deferribacteraceae bacterium V6Fe1:
TAGCACCTGTGACATAAAGTATTTTTGTGGTCTTAAACATTTCTGCCAGAAGTCTTGTGCCTAAGTCTGCTTGTTCTCCAGCTCTTGTCACAACAATACCAGCTGCAGTAGAAATGATAAGTGCAGGCATCTGGCTTACAAGTCCGTCACCGACTGTTAATATTGTAAAACGTTTTGCTGCCTCACCTACTGTCATATCAAACTGCGCAACACCTATGATAAGTCCACCAATGATATTTATTGCTGTAATTAAAAGGCCTGCAACTGCATCACCTCTTACAAATTTTGAGGCACCATCCATCGCTCCGTAAAAATCAGCCCTTTTTTGTATATCTTCCCTGAGTTTTTTTGCCTGCATTTCATCAATTATACCTGCATTAAGATCAGCATCGATACTCATTTGTTTACCAGGCATTGCATCAAGAGTAAATCTTGCAGCTACTTCAGCCACCCTTCCTGAACCTTTAGTGATAACTACAAAATTTATAATAACGAGAATCATAAATATAATAAGACCGATTACAAAATTTCCGCCTACTACAAATTGTCCAAAAGACATAATTACTGCACCGGCAGCATCTTCACCCTCGGCACCATGGAGTAATATTCGCCTTGTTGATGCTACGTTTAACGAAAGTCTGAACAAGGTAGAAATAAGTAAAACCGAAGGGAATGTAGAAAAATCGAGAGGTTCTTTAATGTATAGTGACACAAGCAAAATTATAAGTGCAAGTGTGATACTCATTGTAAGGAAAATATCAAGCAGAGGTGCAGGCACGGGTATTATCATTACAATAAGAATGCCTACTACCAAAAACGGCATAAATATATCGCCACTTTTAAGTTTACTTAATACACCGGTTTCCTGAGCCATTTTACCTCAAATTAAAATTATTGATATACTTTTGTCTATTATACACCAAAAATATTAAAAAAGTTAAGCCTTTTTATTAGTTTAGTTTGATTTTAAATTTTATTACTCAATATTTGACATTTATCAATTCAAAAAAAATATTTTTATGTATATTTCCCACTAAAGAGTAAGGAGGCAGATATGACAGCAGTAATTGATACAAATATTTCAATAAAAGAATTGGTTGAAAAATACCCTGAGACACTTGATATACTTGTTGCTAACGGTTTTGAAATGTTTAAGGATGAAAATAAGTTAAATAGTGTAGGCAAAATTTTAAAGCTTGGTTCAGCCCTGAAATCAAAAGGGTTTGACGAGGAAACCTTTGTAAAACTTTTGGAAGAGAAGGTTGAACAAGAAAGAAACGTAAGCGATGTTACGATGAAAAAGAGAGTGGCAGTGGGGGATATCAAAGTAAAAGGTTTACTCCCTTGTCCCGTAAGAATACCTCTTTTAGAAGGGTTTGACAGCTTTACAGAAAAATTTAATGAAGAAAATGGTATAAATATTACCTATAAACTTGAAGCAGCTTCAGTAGGTGCAAAGTTTCTTGAAGAAGAGATTGCAAAAGTGGAATCTGAAGATGAGCTTCCGGATATCTTTGTTTCTGCGGGCTTTGAGACATTTTTCGACAAGAGAGCCATTGGCAGATTTAAGGATAACGGGGTGTTTGTAAACCCTTATTTTGGTGAAAAATTAAATGATGATTTTAATGGAGTAGATATAGAAGACCCGAAGGGTGATTATACGATAATTAGTACTGTGCCTGCGGTATTTATGGTAAATTTGCAGGAAATCGGTGATTTAAAAGTCCCTGAAAGTTGGGCAGACCTTTTAAGTGAAGAGTATTATCAAAAAGTTGCTCTACCGGTTGGTGACTTTGACCTTTTTAATGCAATTTTGATAAGTATTTATAAAGATTTTGGTATGGATGGCGTGGAAAAACTCGGTAAAATTTTGCTAAAGTCAATGCATCCGGCACAGATGGTTAAAAATGCAGGGAAAAAAGTGGCAGACAAGCCTGTGGTAACTATTATGCCGTACTTTTTTACAAAGATGGTTAGGGACGTGTCTACAATGAAGGTTGTATGGCCTAAGGATGGAGCGATTATTTCACCTATTTTTATGCTTGTGAAAAGAAGTAAACTTGAGATTTTAAAACCTGTAGCTGACTTTCTATTTTCAAAAGAGGTAGGGGAAATACTTTCGCACAAAGGGCTTTTCCCATCTTTAAACCCTGAAGTAAAAAATATTTTGCCTGAAAATGCAAAATTCAAGTGGGTTGGTTGGGATTACATTTATTCAAATGATATTGGCGAATTGATAAAAACTACTAATGAAGTTTTTGAAAAAAGTGCAGATGAGGTGAAATAATGAAATTTTTAACTATTTCAGGGCCCCCATCTTCCGGGAAAACATCGGTAATTTTAAAGACAATAGATGCATTGAAAGAAAAGGGTTATAGGGCAGGGGTAGTAAAATTTGACTGTTTGTTGACTGACGATGATAAGCTTTATATGTCAAAAAATATCCCTGTTAAAAAAGGTCTGTCCGGTGCATTGTGCCCTGACCACTTTTTTGTAAGTAACATTGAAGCTTGCGTTGAGTGGGGGATGGAAAATAATCTTGAATTTTTGATAAGTGAAAGTGCAGGGCTTTGCAACAGATGTTCTCCGCATATTAAGGATATATTGGCTGTATGTGTAATTGATAATTTAAGCGGCGTAAATACACCTAAAAAAATTGGCCCGATGTTAAAATCTGCAGACATAGTGATTATTACAAAGGGTGATATTGTTAGTCAGGCAGAAAGGGAAGTTTTTGCAAGCAGAGTAAAAAATGTAAATCCGAGTGCTACAATTATGCACGTAAATGGTATCACAGGGCAGGGTGCTTATGAGTTTGCAAGTCTTATAGAAGATACAAATGAAATAGAGACTTTGAAAGGTAAGAAATTAAGATTTTCGATGCCTTCAGCACTTTGTTCATATTGTCTTGGTGAGACAAGGATAGGGGAGTCCTATCAGATGGGCAATGTAAGAAAGATGGAGATGTAGTTATGAGTACGATATTAAAAGAGCCTATTTCAAAGATTATAATTGTAAAACCTTACCTGTCAGACTTTTTTGAGTCTTACGGAATAACTGTTGATAAAGACGATGTTAGAGACTTGGATACCTTTTTTAATGAGTTGAATGAAGATTTACTTGAGGATGTTGGTACAACTCTTTCAGATTTGAAAAAGGCATTTAATGAATATTTAGCAGTGATGGAAGAGGTGCTTGAAAATGATTTTCAGGTAGAAGAGATAACTATTATCGGAGGGTTTAATAAGTCAAATGAGCCTGAAAATTTTGAACTTACTATCAAAAAAGGTGATGTTGTTTGCATAGTAGGCCCCACAGGGTCAGGAAAAAGCAGACTTTTGGCAGATATTGAGTGGATGGCTCAGGGGGATACCCCTACTAAAAGAAAAGTATTAATAAATGGTGAAAAGCCTAAAAAAGAGTGGAGATTTTCTACTGAACACAAGCTTGTGGCTCAACTTTCTCAAAATATGAATTTTGTAATGGATTTGACTGTTGAAGAGTTTGTTACTCTTCACGCGGAAAGCAGATTTATTCAAGATGTTGAGGAAAAGGTTAATAGAATTATAAAAGAGGCAAACAAACTTGCAGGAGAAGAGTTTACAAAGGACACCCCTGTAACTGCACTTAGCGGCGGTCAGTCAAGGTCATTAATGATTGCGGATACAGCTTTTTTGAGTAAGTCTCCCATAATTTTAATTGATGAAATTGAAAATGCAGGTATTGACAGGAAAAAAGCATTAGAGCTCTTGGTAAAAGAGGAAAAAATTGTCCTTATGGCTACTCACGACCCTATTTTGGCACTTATGGGGGATAAAAGACTTATTATAAAAAATGGCGGTGTTGCCAAAATAATTGAGTCAAGTGAAGAGGAGAAGGCAATATTGCCGGAGCTTGAAGCACTTGATAACAAGCTTTTGGAATTAAGAAACAGATTGAGAAATGGTGAAGTTTTAAAATAAAATTAATAAATATAGGAGGCTTAATTATGCATGAAGGATGTATGGGAAGTTTTGAAAATGGAAAGCAGGTAGTTGATAAACTCAGAATGATGGGGTTTAGCAATCAATATATGCCTATGCCGATGAAGTTAAAATGCAGCTGCGGAGAAGAGTTTGAGATGGAAACATTTGAAACAAAATGTCCAAAGTGTAATATGGTTTATGGCGTAACACCTTGTCATGCTTTTGACCCATCAAATATTCAAGCAGCAGGAGTGGACTACTAAATGGCACTTTCCAAAGAAAAAAGGATTAAGAAAGATGCTAAAATTTTAAGAAAGTTTGTGTATGTATATTGCAAAAAAAATCATTCCGACAGAGAAAAAAACTCTGACGGTTATTGTGATGAATGTTTTGAAGTTTTAAACTATGCACTCAAGAGGGATGAAAAATGCCCTCTTGACCCAAAGCCCAAATGTAAAGATTGTAAAATCCACTGTTACAAACCTGAAATGCGCCAAAAAATCAAAGAAATTATGAAATTTAGCGGTATCTATTTTATCAAAAGGGGCAGACTTGATTGGGTATTTCATTATTTCTTTTGATTGGTCGATTTTTTGCGAAGGGTTTTAAGGCTTAAGGGTATAAAAAACTAATTTCCTAAAAGCTCAATCTCTTTTCCATTTACTTTTATAATATTTTCTTCGGTCAGTTTTTTTAAGAGTCTTGAAAATGTCTCAGGGGCTATCCCCAAAAGGATTGCTATATCCCCTTTGCTTGCAGGCAGTATCACCTTATTATCTTTATTTTTATCAGCCAGTACAGTTAAATATCTAAGCAGTCTGTTTCTTGCATCACTTAATGTGAGATTTTCAACCATATTCAAAAAATATTTTATCCGTTGAGCCATCATACCTATTAATTTCATAGAAATATCCGGATGTTCTTTTATCAATTGGTAAAGTTTTTTAGAGTTAATAGCAAGTGCGACAGAATCTACTACCGCCTCTGCAGTAACAGGGTAACGGTTTCTTAAATAAAGGAGAATTTCTGCAAATAGCTCACCTGGCTTGACAAAGTGAATTATCGCTTCTTTCCCCTCATCATTTGTTTTGTAAAGCTTTATATGCCCTGCGGCTAAGAAATAGATATTTTCCCCTTCCTGATCTTCAAAGAAAAAAATTTCTTTTTTATTTTTTTTGACAAGAGATGATATACTATCAAGAAGTTTGAATGTTTCATCGTCTGCATTGCCCAAAAAGCAATTTACAAACATTTTTAGCGCATTTTTTTTATCCATGTCAGGAATATAGCATTTTTTTGCAAAAAATCAAACCGCGTATTTTGTCCGGTAAAAATTACAGATACATTTTTTATCCCTTTAAACACATATCAAATCGTGCTAATATTTATCTGTTAAAAAATATCTGTCTTTATTTTGTGTTAGATAAGGTGGTTCTTAGAATGGTTGGTATGATGAGGTGATTATGTTTAAACCAAGTCTCTGCACACAGGCTTCAGCCGGCTCAGGCAAGACATATAGGCTTGCATCTCGATATATCCACCTGCTTAAACTGATTTTTAAAGGGAATATTAAGGACAATTTCCCTGAAATTCTTAACCCCGATTCTATCGGCTCAATAGTTGCCCTTACATTCACAAATAAGGCTGCTGCTGAGATGAAAGACAGAATAATTCTTTTTTTAAAGAAACTAGCAGATATTTATCCTGACAAAGATTTTGACAAAGAAAGTTTTGGTATAAAAGAAAATGAAGCAGCAAAGCTACTCGTTGATATAATAAAAAATTACGGTGATTTTAATGTCACTACCCTTGATTCTTTTATGAATAAAATACTAAAAGCTTTTGCAATAGAAAAAAAGATTATGCCCGACTATGAGGTGTTTTTTGAATCGGATGAAATTTTTGAGCTTGCCTTTGGAGATGTGGTTTCTAATCCCGATAACTTTATACAGCTTCTCGATTTTTTAATCAAACTTCTTGATTTGGGGCAATCCGGCGTAAATCCGGAGAAGATTATATTTGATGGGCTTAGTAAATACAAAGATATCGATATTCCTGAAAATCTGCTACTTTTTGAAAATCTATGTGAAAAGCTTGAGTTTGGTAATAAAAACTTTGCTGAAATACAGTCTGAAATTGAAACTAATCTGCTTGAAAATTTCAGGTATTTTCAGGAGTTGTTTTCTGAGCATGCAGATATTTTTAATAAGACAAATATAAAAAAGTTTAAAAAATCTGACATTAATGAAATGATAAAACATCTTGGTAGATATGAAGAAATATTAGCTGAAGGCTCCCTTGTCAGCCTTTATAAAGGAGGCGGTTTTCTCGATGAGGGTAAAGAGAAAGAATTTATTTCAAGACTAACTGAAAGTGTGGATTTGCTTAAGAAATATATGCTTTTGAAGAGCAGTTTTGAGACAGATGTAGTGGCACAGCAGCTGAAAAGGTTAAGGGATAAAGAGGAAGAGATTAAACATATCTCAAATATCGTAGATGGACAGAAGGTTGCAAAGGATGTGAGTGAGATTTTAAGTGAAAACGATATCTCTTATGCCTTTTTGAAATTGGGGGAGAAGATTTCTCACTACCTTATTGATGAATTTCAAGACACATCTAAAGAGCAGTTTGATGCTATTTTCCCTCTTATCGAAAATGCGGTATCTGAAGGGGGGACACTATTTATCGTAGGGGATAAAAAGCAGGCCATTTACGGCTGGAGAGGTGGAGATTATACAATATTTGACGAAGCACTTAAGAGCGATAGTCTTAGATTAGAGGAAGAATTTACTGACACAAATTATCGCTCAGCAAAAAACATTGTAAATTTTAATAATTTTACTTTCAACTCGTCAAATCTTTTGAATGAAAAACTTCTGGAAATTTTTGAAGAGGATTTGGGTGAAGATTTTAAGAGCTTGATGATGGATGCGATAGCAGGGATTTACGGGGCTTCAGAGCAAAAGTATAAAAATGAAAATGATGGTTATCTGGAAATTATTTTGCAAAATGTGGCTGATAATGACGAGCCAGAAGATTTTTATCGAGATGAATTTGTTGATACCCTTAAAAAAGTAGTTAATGATTACAAGGTGCCCCTATCAGATATAATGATTCTTTTAAGAAAAAAGGATGATATAGACTTGGTTGTTTCCTGGATGAGGGAATATTTTGAAGAGCTTCCCTTTGTGACGGAAGATTCAATGAGAGTATCATCTAATTTTGAAATTAAAAAATTGCTCTTTATCGCAAATGTCATGACTATGCCCGAAAACCAGGATTTT
Proteins encoded in this window:
- a CDS encoding UvrD-helicase domain-containing protein, coding for MFKPSLCTQASAGSGKTYRLASRYIHLLKLIFKGNIKDNFPEILNPDSIGSIVALTFTNKAAAEMKDRIILFLKKLADIYPDKDFDKESFGIKENEAAKLLVDIIKNYGDFNVTTLDSFMNKILKAFAIEKKIMPDYEVFFESDEIFELAFGDVVSNPDNFIQLLDFLIKLLDLGQSGVNPEKIIFDGLSKYKDIDIPENLLLFENLCEKLEFGNKNFAEIQSEIETNLLENFRYFQELFSEHADIFNKTNIKKFKKSDINEMIKHLGRYEEILAEGSLVSLYKGGGFLDEGKEKEFISRLTESVDLLKKYMLLKSSFETDVVAQQLKRLRDKEEEIKHISNIVDGQKVAKDVSEILSENDISYAFLKLGEKISHYLIDEFQDTSKEQFDAIFPLIENAVSEGGTLFIVGDKKQAIYGWRGGDYTIFDEALKSDSLRLEEEFTDTNYRSAKNIVNFNNFTFNSSNLLNEKLLEIFEEDLGEDFKSLMMDAIAGIYGASEQKYKNENDGYLEIILQNVADNDEPEDFYRDEFVDTLKKVVNDYKVPLSDIMILLRKKDDIDLVVSWMREYFEELPFVTEDSMRVSSNFEIKKLLFIANVMTMPENQDFDKIFSELKVDKETFDNIKSEIAFLSPYEIFCKIISADILNYNDNKVYFERFLEEVLKISDKHKTLEDVLEYFNKKKDITISLNENIEAVKIMTIHKSKGLESHTVIIPFYDWKLYDKGKLKDAYHAVNIEEFTGEPDYLLIKLTKTRDFLKDGRDKYFEKFKNEIVENLNLMYVANTRARENLFIIGHYKKDIQENRYGRQISASDLLHMILENSEYGCKAEKTCNERYIVGEMKKCSKIKYEEKPVEDDKVEINANFRGHLKIYEKETYLNFEKKERLKGELFHLGMSFLSKVDFEKDLKAMINDAYFRAVNLMRYSDEDVKPLMMKAVLDLRKYFEDIDAFWNEKEFVDRYGNIMRLDRVVKIGREITVIDYKTGEKDLSHELQMRRYMKIFDNCRGIIYYSDTGEIFDVV
- a CDS encoding ABC transporter ATP-binding protein, which encodes MSTILKEPISKIIIVKPYLSDFFESYGITVDKDDVRDLDTFFNELNEDLLEDVGTTLSDLKKAFNEYLAVMEEVLENDFQVEEITIIGGFNKSNEPENFELTIKKGDVVCIVGPTGSGKSRLLADIEWMAQGDTPTKRKVLINGEKPKKEWRFSTEHKLVAQLSQNMNFVMDLTVEEFVTLHAESRFIQDVEEKVNRIIKEANKLAGEEFTKDTPVTALSGGQSRSLMIADTAFLSKSPIILIDEIENAGIDRKKALELLVKEEKIVLMATHDPILALMGDKRLIIKNGGVAKIIESSEEEKAILPELEALDNKLLELRNRLRNGEVLK
- a CDS encoding ABC transporter substrate-binding protein — its product is MTAVIDTNISIKELVEKYPETLDILVANGFEMFKDENKLNSVGKILKLGSALKSKGFDEETFVKLLEEKVEQERNVSDVTMKKRVAVGDIKVKGLLPCPVRIPLLEGFDSFTEKFNEENGINITYKLEAASVGAKFLEEEIAKVESEDELPDIFVSAGFETFFDKRAIGRFKDNGVFVNPYFGEKLNDDFNGVDIEDPKGDYTIISTVPAVFMVNLQEIGDLKVPESWADLLSEEYYQKVALPVGDFDLFNAILISIYKDFGMDGVEKLGKILLKSMHPAQMVKNAGKKVADKPVVTIMPYFFTKMVRDVSTMKVVWPKDGAIISPIFMLVKRSKLEILKPVADFLFSKEVGEILSHKGLFPSLNPEVKNILPENAKFKWVGWDYIYSNDIGELIKTTNEVFEKSADEVK
- a CDS encoding Crp/Fnr family transcriptional regulator; its protein translation is MDKKNALKMFVNCFLGNADDETFKLLDSISSLVKKNKKEIFFFEDQEGENIYFLAAGHIKLYKTNDEGKEAIIHFVKPGELFAEILLYLRNRYPVTAEAVVDSVALAINSKKLYQLIKEHPDISMKLIGMMAQRIKYFLNMVENLTLSDARNRLLRYLTVLADKNKDNKVILPASKGDIAILLGIAPETFSRLLKKLTEENIIKVNGKEIELLGN
- a CDS encoding nitrous oxide-stimulated promoter family protein, with product MALSKEKRIKKDAKILRKFVYVYCKKNHSDREKNSDGYCDECFEVLNYALKRDEKCPLDPKPKCKDCKIHCYKPEMRQKIKEIMKFSGIYFIKRGRLDWVFHYFF